The segment GGGCCCCAAAAAGAGAAGCTATTGATGGAAAAACTTCAAGCACAGGAGGCTGCCATGCAGACAGAACAGAAGACAGCACTGGTTATTATTGACGTGCAAAACGACTATTTTCCTGGGGGGCGATGGGCATTGGAAGGAGCTGAGGCCGCGGGAGAGCGTGCCCGACAGGTGTTGGGCCGCTGCCGAGAGCAGGGGGTGCCGGTGTTTCATGTCCGGCACAGCGCTCCACAGGGCTCTCCACTGCTGGAAGTGGGGACCTGGGGTGCAGATATCCATCCCTGCGTGACCCCGGACCGGGGCGAGACCGTGATCGTGAAGACCAAACCCAATTCATTTCTGGGTACGGATTTGCAAATCGGTTTGCAGGAGGCAGGGGCCACGCATCTGTTCGTCGTGGGCATGATGACGAACAATTGTGTGGACTCCACGGTGCGCGGTGCGGTGGAGATGGGATATACCTGTACCGTACTGCATGATGCCTGTGCGGCCATGGCTTTTGAATTTCAGGGTGAATCGCTGACAGCAGCCGTGGTTCATTCGGTGTTCATGGCCGAGTTGGCCTTTGCCTATGGCGAGGTGATGAGCACGCAGCAGTGGTTGAACAGGATGAACTGACAGGTTCTGCCAAAGAAAAAGCCGTTGCGGATGAGCTTCCACAACGGCTTTAGAAATAGTCTAAAGAAAGTTTAAGATTGGTCGTCTGCCAGATCGACCAGATATTTCCCGTAGCCGGTCTTGGCTTGGGCCTCGCCCAGTTCGCGCATCTGGGCCAGAGTGATGTAGCCCATGCGCCAGGCGATCTCTTCCAGGCAGGCCACGACAACGCCCTGGCGTTCCT is part of the Desulfovibrio ferrophilus genome and harbors:
- a CDS encoding cysteine hydrolase family protein, giving the protein MQTEQKTALVIIDVQNDYFPGGRWALEGAEAAGERARQVLGRCREQGVPVFHVRHSAPQGSPLLEVGTWGADIHPCVTPDRGETVIVKTKPNSFLGTDLQIGLQEAGATHLFVVGMMTNNCVDSTVRGAVEMGYTCTVLHDACAAMAFEFQGESLTAAVVHSVFMAELAFAYGEVMSTQQWLNRMN